A stretch of Channa argus isolate prfri chromosome 16, Channa argus male v1.0, whole genome shotgun sequence DNA encodes these proteins:
- the rab11fip5a gene encoding rab11 family-interacting protein 5 isoform X4: MSSLRVEEDQKWAPTHVQVTVLRGRGLRGKGKHGTSDVYTIIQLGKEKYSTCVVEKTTEPEWKEECTFELQPGVLERAGGSGCPAGSNELVLTVMHRALIGLDVFLGQTVIQLDKVFHESRFVKNEWYRLNSKTGKKEKERGDIQVTVLFTRNNLTASMYDLVMKDKDTSTFSKLKERMKGKRRSSDEDSSSAVLPSGYGSLYRMRQRLPSDGGGEEDYEDDEGGEVRRSKMRTFFLRGKLRKSSDTRSSTSLGSESSESSSRGGSLSPTAGISVVVSDLSNSPSNSSNLTADNSPEHTGNTSPKSASLKCEFGHEAGEISIAVPQPTLCVNGSHAYNVHSLDPGSGKPEGSLGLGLLQKSMPLSMSLQNLSPRASTDLHKGPVGDGRRWSFDKPGEEEKAAIVAALEQSGPMLGEKEEPLGRAAPPEAASTVESESQGKKQRRNLFSHGRGESAGKGQSQLKDESEQAPTATEEKQKGWFGSKDSHSKPSPHPVKPLTTAMQVEEKRTEGRSVLATGLEKLKSTISPGRSSQLSEHETDRKKNPADDQQSLTEGAGSYYHLTHSELVALLLHREAELERQKAKFERQKVLLAKQELELKKLKPQVRDLEDYIDTLLVRIMEQKPTLLQVRSKLK; the protein is encoded by the exons ATGTCCTCACTAAGAGTAGAGGAGGACCAGAAATGGGCACCCACACACGTCCAGGTGACAGTGCTGAGGGGCAGGGGATTACGGGGCAAGGGCAAGCACGGCACTAGCGACGTGTACACCATCATCCAGCTGGGGAAGGAGAAATACTCGACCTGCGTGGTGGAGAAAACCACCGAGCCGGAGTGGAAGGAGGAGTGCACGTTTGAGCTGCAGCCCGGAGTGCTGGAGAGAGCCGGGGGCAGCGGCTGCCCGGCGGGCAGCAATGAGCTGGTCCTCACGGTGATGCACCGGGCGCTCATCGGCCTGGACGTGTTTCTGGGGCAGACGGTGATCCAGCTCGATAAAGTCTTTCACGAGAGCAGATTTGTGAAAAACGA GTGGTACAGGCTCAACTCCAAAACAGGGAAGAAGGAAAAGGAACGAGGAGATATTCAAGTCACGGTCCTGTTCACACGAAACAACCTGACCGCCAGCATGTACGACCTTGTCATGAAGGACAAAGATACCTCCACCTTCAGCAAGCTAAAAGAGCGCATGAAGGGGAAGAGGAGATCCAGCGACGAGGACTCCTCGTCTGCCGTCTTGCCAAGTGGATACGGGTCCCTGTATCGGATGCGTCAGCGACTGCCGAGCGATGGAGGCGGGGAGGAGGATTATGAGGACGATGAGGGAGGCGAGGTTCGGCGGAGCAAGATGAGGACCTTTTTTCTGAGAGGGAAGCTGAGGAAGTCTTCAGATACTCGCTCCAGCACGTCACTAGGCTCGGAGAGCAGCGAGTCATCATCCCGGGGCGGGAGCCTTAGTCCCACAGCCGGCATCAGCGTGGTGGTCTCTGATCTCTCCAACTCACCCAGTAACAGCAGCAACCTGACAGCAGATAACAGCCCAG AGCACACGGGAAACACATCGCCCAAGTCGGCCTCTCTCAAATGTGAGTTTGGCCATGAGGCTGGAGAGATCAGCATCGCAGTGCCTCAGCCCACTTTGTGCGTTAACGGAAGCCATGCTTACAACGTTCATTCCCTGGACCCAGGCTCAGGAAAACCTGAAGGTTCGTTAGGCCTGGGACTGTTGCAGAAGTCTATGCCTCTGTCCATGTCTCTGCAGAACCTTAGCCCCAGGGCCTCCACAGACCTCCACAAAGGCCCTGTGGGAGACGGGCGACGCTGGTCTTTTGACAAACCGGGCGAGGAGGAAAAGGCTGCCATAGTAGCAGCTTTGGAGCAAAGTGGCCCCATGCTGGGTGAAAAGGAGGAGCCTTTGGGACGGGCTGCTCCGCCCGAAGCTGCTTCCACAGTGGAGTCAGAGAGCCAAGGGAAAAAGCAGAGGAGGAACTTGTTCTCCCACGGGAGGGGTGAGTCTGCAGGGAAAGGGCAGAGTCAGTTGAAGGATGAGTCTGAACAGGCCCCCACTGCCACTGAGGAGAAACAGAAGGGGTGGTTTGGATCAAAGGACTCGCATAGCAAACCCAG CCCCCACCCGGTGAAGCCCCTGACCACTGCCATGCAGGTTGAGGAGAAGCGGACTGAGGGCCGGTCAGTGCTGGCCACCGGCCTGGAGAAGCTCAAGTCCACCATTAGCCCTGGGAGGAGCAGCCAGCTCAGCGAGCAcgagacagacaggaagaag AATCCAGCAGATGATCAGCAG TCTCTGACAGAAGGAGCGGGCTCGTACTACCACCTGACCCACAGCGAACTGGTCGCCCTGCTGCTGCATcgtgaggcagagctggagaggCAGAAGGCCAAGTTTGAGCGCCAAAAAGTTTTACTGGCTAAGCAGGAGCTGGAGCTGAAGAAGCTGAAGCCGCAGGTCAGAGATCTGGAGGACTACATTGACACGCTGCTGGTGCGCATCATGGAGCAGAAGCCCACTCTCCTGCAAGTGCGCTCCAAGTTGAAGTGA
- the rab11fip5a gene encoding rab11 family-interacting protein 1 isoform X2, translating to MSSLRVEEDQKWAPTHVQVTVLRGRGLRGKGKHGTSDVYTIIQLGKEKYSTCVVEKTTEPEWKEECTFELQPGVLERAGGSGCPAGSNELVLTVMHRALIGLDVFLGQTVIQLDKVFHESRFVKNEWYRLNSKTGKKEKERGDIQVTVLFTRNNLTASMYDLVMKDKDTSTFSKLKERMKGKRRSSDEDSSSAVLPSGYGSLYRMRQRLPSDGGGEEDYEDDEGGEVRRSKMRTFFLRGKLRKSSDTRSSTSLGSESSESSSRGGSLSPTAGISVVVSDLSNSPSNSSNLTADNSPEHTGNTSPKSASLKCEFGHEAGEISIAVPQPTLCVNGSHAYNVHSLDPGSGKPEGSLGLGLLQKSMPLSMSLQNLSPRASTDLHKGPVGDGRRWSFDKPGEEEKAAIVAALEQSGPMLGEKEEPLGRAAPPEAASTVESESQGKKQRRNLFSHGRGESAGKGQSQLKDESEQAPTATEEKQKGWFGSKDSHSKPSLVVSPKLAPSTDPYPPVLPPHHFPVPHVDFASLVSPLHHTNPFCQSQTATPTVSPCNPFFSLLQHNPFFEDMLTTQHLKPSLPPLTDSSCSRPTVTQLFPRASNPNPARTHDNPTTEDSIVDTRTKSDVIAEVEKQSLHPAPTEGEKLSNLFMSSEELQPDSEWDECFEAFAAGRLQSPKGLTTDYKTQQITPSDHPLEHCNNKGVLLPITDADLSTQVSDPLHPRPFTEVIFEAHKVISPVTSTNKHHLETFAQMLETIPEHLSFESNNLTLNTTSDSLRLNACTDINQANSTTNADYLINTNVHTATCHTSSTQLNNSSPDLGSSGLGSSAEEDFVSCLSSHSDKFSASSFEEAEALNFESNILGFEKSSESAVVKKSKASKSEDDTADRPDDLSVVDVTLQTVIQQKEINEKVGLGGSQRSLSPQSPVLKHQQLLITAGDADSQTLSISNAGHIDLLPKLSEQQLKSVISSHIDEEHEGKGIEDFRNSTKPPLTSTASSSGVKGPLSDLTCESTSVVAQDASQHSPVHFEAFGDFLNTSPAHSDCTLLHTDQRPSSFLQSLYGSTDSQVYQPCESHLPSNSVLELNEVLHCADSILRNELRDNQMISGAALHLQDSTNTPRSPDQEINQTDRCEESFCGAQDNTGALEPSFTVGDDLQVLPQRDNYMCCNPTKTTERSRETQHVLIRDKFSKGPQAESAPLHRSHSEGTLSPLFDKVLLPSFGSDPGAINESSTAQPGADLSRLPLFAPSLTPEGIRSPVVLSPPPPLANASVRSPSSTAPDAVPKPVFQETQQGASHQNSPHPVKPLTTAMQVEEKRTEGRSVLATGLEKLKSTISPGRSSQLSEHETDRKKSLTEGAGSYYHLTHSELVALLLHREAELERQKAKFERQKVLLAKQELELKKLKPQVRDLEDYIDTLLVRIMEQKPTLLQVRSKLK from the exons ATGTCCTCACTAAGAGTAGAGGAGGACCAGAAATGGGCACCCACACACGTCCAGGTGACAGTGCTGAGGGGCAGGGGATTACGGGGCAAGGGCAAGCACGGCACTAGCGACGTGTACACCATCATCCAGCTGGGGAAGGAGAAATACTCGACCTGCGTGGTGGAGAAAACCACCGAGCCGGAGTGGAAGGAGGAGTGCACGTTTGAGCTGCAGCCCGGAGTGCTGGAGAGAGCCGGGGGCAGCGGCTGCCCGGCGGGCAGCAATGAGCTGGTCCTCACGGTGATGCACCGGGCGCTCATCGGCCTGGACGTGTTTCTGGGGCAGACGGTGATCCAGCTCGATAAAGTCTTTCACGAGAGCAGATTTGTGAAAAACGA GTGGTACAGGCTCAACTCCAAAACAGGGAAGAAGGAAAAGGAACGAGGAGATATTCAAGTCACGGTCCTGTTCACACGAAACAACCTGACCGCCAGCATGTACGACCTTGTCATGAAGGACAAAGATACCTCCACCTTCAGCAAGCTAAAAGAGCGCATGAAGGGGAAGAGGAGATCCAGCGACGAGGACTCCTCGTCTGCCGTCTTGCCAAGTGGATACGGGTCCCTGTATCGGATGCGTCAGCGACTGCCGAGCGATGGAGGCGGGGAGGAGGATTATGAGGACGATGAGGGAGGCGAGGTTCGGCGGAGCAAGATGAGGACCTTTTTTCTGAGAGGGAAGCTGAGGAAGTCTTCAGATACTCGCTCCAGCACGTCACTAGGCTCGGAGAGCAGCGAGTCATCATCCCGGGGCGGGAGCCTTAGTCCCACAGCCGGCATCAGCGTGGTGGTCTCTGATCTCTCCAACTCACCCAGTAACAGCAGCAACCTGACAGCAGATAACAGCCCAG AGCACACGGGAAACACATCGCCCAAGTCGGCCTCTCTCAAATGTGAGTTTGGCCATGAGGCTGGAGAGATCAGCATCGCAGTGCCTCAGCCCACTTTGTGCGTTAACGGAAGCCATGCTTACAACGTTCATTCCCTGGACCCAGGCTCAGGAAAACCTGAAGGTTCGTTAGGCCTGGGACTGTTGCAGAAGTCTATGCCTCTGTCCATGTCTCTGCAGAACCTTAGCCCCAGGGCCTCCACAGACCTCCACAAAGGCCCTGTGGGAGACGGGCGACGCTGGTCTTTTGACAAACCGGGCGAGGAGGAAAAGGCTGCCATAGTAGCAGCTTTGGAGCAAAGTGGCCCCATGCTGGGTGAAAAGGAGGAGCCTTTGGGACGGGCTGCTCCGCCCGAAGCTGCTTCCACAGTGGAGTCAGAGAGCCAAGGGAAAAAGCAGAGGAGGAACTTGTTCTCCCACGGGAGGGGTGAGTCTGCAGGGAAAGGGCAGAGTCAGTTGAAGGATGAGTCTGAACAGGCCCCCACTGCCACTGAGGAGAAACAGAAGGGGTGGTTTGGATCAAAGGACTCGCATAGCAAACCCAG CCTGGTGGTGTCACCTAAACTAGCGCCCAGCACTGACCCCTATCCACCAGTCCTCCCACCTCACCATTTCCCAGTTCCCCATGTAGATTTTGCCTCTCTGGTCTCTCCACTGCATCACACTAACCCCTTCTGCCAATCACAGACTGCTACCCCTACCGTATCCCCCTGCAaccctttcttctctcttctccagCACAATCCTTTCTTTGAAGACATGCTAACCACTCAGCACCTAAAACCTTCGCTGCCTCCTTTAACCGATTCCTCCTGTTCCCGGCCCACCGTAACTCAGCTCTTTCCACGGGCGAGTAACCCTAACCCCGCTCGGACCCACGACAACCCAACCACAGAGGACTCCATCGTGGACACACGTACAAAAAGTGACGTAATTGCTGAAGTTGAGAAACAATCCTTGCATCCAGCTcccacagagggagagaagctGTCCAACCTTTTTATGTCCTCTGAGGAGTTGCAACCAGATTCAGAGTGGGACGAATGCTTTGAAGCATTTGCAGCTGGCAGGCTACAGTCTCCCAAAGGTCTGACCACAGATTACAAAACGCAACAAATAACACCCAGTGACCATCCACTGGAACACTGCAATAATAAAGGAGTATTACTACCTATAACAGATGCTGATCTAAGCACACAAGTGAGTGACCCACTACATCCTCGCCCTTTCACAGAAGTTATTTTTGAAGCCCATAAAGTCATCAGTCCGGTGACCAGCACTAACAAACATCATCTTGAGACATTTGCACAAATGCTTGAAACAATCCCAGAGCACCTAAGCTTTGAAAGTAACAACCTAACTTTAAATACTACTTCTGACTCTCTAAGACTAAATGCATGCACTGACATTAATCAAGCTAACAGCACTACTAACGCAGATTATTTAATCAACACTAATGTGCACACAGCCACCTGTCACACTTCATCTACACAGCTCAACAACAGCTCTCCAGATCTTGGTTCTTCAGGTCTTGGCAGTTCCGCCGAAGAAGATTTCGTCTCCTGTCTTTCTTCTCATTCAGACAAATTCTCAGCATCCTCCTTCGAGGAAGCCGAAGCACTGAACTTTGAGAGCAACATCCTTGGCTTTGAGAAGAGCTCTGAGTCAGCAGTggtaaaaaaatcaaaggcCTCAAAATCTGAAGATGACACTGCTGACAGGCCTGATGATCTCTCCGTAGTTGATGTGACCCTGCAAACTGTTATTCAGCAGAAGGAAATTAATGAAAAGGTAGGTTTGGGTGGTTCTCAGAGGTCATTGTCTCCACAGTCCCCAGTGCTCAAACATCAGCAGCTTTTAATTACTGCAGGAGATGCAGACTCTCAGACACTAAGCATTTCTAATGCAGGTCATATAGACCTGTTGCCAAAACTCTCTGAACAACAACTGAAGTCAGTCATCTCTTCACATATAGACGAGGAGCACGAGGGGAAAGGCATAGAGGATTTCAGAAACTCCACAAAGCCGCCATTAACTAGCACAGCCTCCTCCTCTGGTGTTAAGGGGCCTTTGTCAGACTTAACCTGTGAGAGCACCAGTGTAGTAGCACAGGATGCTAGCCAACATTCCCCTGTGCATTTTGAGGCTTTTGGTGATTTCCTGAATACCAGTCCTGCACACTCCGACTGCACACTACTGCACACGGATCAGAGACCCAGCAGCTTTCTCCAAAGCCTTTATGGGAGCACTGACTCGCAGGTTTACCAACCCTGTGAGTCTCACCTGCCCTCCAATAGTGTCTTAGAGCTAAATGAAGTGCTACACTGTGCAGACTCCATACTCCGTAATGAGCTGAGGGACAATCAGATGATTTCTGGTGCTGCTTTGCACCTACAAGATTCCACCAATACACCCAGGTCACCTGATCAAGAGATCAACCAAACTGACAGATGTGAGGAATCATTTTGTGGAGCGCAGGACAACACGGGAGCACTTGAGCCCAGTTTTACAGTTGGGGATGATCTTCAAGTACTGCCACAGAGGGACAATTACATGTGCTGTAATCCAACGAAAACGActgaaagaagcagagaaaccCAGCATGTCCTCATACGGGACAAGTTCTCAAAAGGCCCTCAGGCAGAATCTGCTCCGCTACACCGCTCCCACTCTGAGGGCACACTGAGTCCTCTCTTTGACAAAGTCCTTTTGCCCTCCTTTGGAAGTGATCCTGGTGCCATAAACGAATCCTCCACAGCCCAACCAGGTGCTGACCTCTCCCGTCTCCCCTTGTTTGCTCCTTCTCTAACTCCTGAAGGTATTAGGTCCCCTGTAGTGCTCAgtcctccccctccccttgCCAATGCTTCTGTGAGGTCACCATCCAGTACTGCACCAGACGCTGTGCCAAAGCCAGTGTTTCAGGAGACGCAACAGGGAGCCAGTCACCAGAACAG CCCCCACCCGGTGAAGCCCCTGACCACTGCCATGCAGGTTGAGGAGAAGCGGACTGAGGGCCGGTCAGTGCTGGCCACCGGCCTGGAGAAGCTCAAGTCCACCATTAGCCCTGGGAGGAGCAGCCAGCTCAGCGAGCAcgagacagacaggaagaag TCTCTGACAGAAGGAGCGGGCTCGTACTACCACCTGACCCACAGCGAACTGGTCGCCCTGCTGCTGCATcgtgaggcagagctggagaggCAGAAGGCCAAGTTTGAGCGCCAAAAAGTTTTACTGGCTAAGCAGGAGCTGGAGCTGAAGAAGCTGAAGCCGCAGGTCAGAGATCTGGAGGACTACATTGACACGCTGCTGGTGCGCATCATGGAGCAGAAGCCCACTCTCCTGCAAGTGCGCTCCAAGTTGAAGTGA
- the rab11fip5a gene encoding rab11 family-interacting protein 1 isoform X1, translated as MSSLRVEEDQKWAPTHVQVTVLRGRGLRGKGKHGTSDVYTIIQLGKEKYSTCVVEKTTEPEWKEECTFELQPGVLERAGGSGCPAGSNELVLTVMHRALIGLDVFLGQTVIQLDKVFHESRFVKNEWYRLNSKTGKKEKERGDIQVTVLFTRNNLTASMYDLVMKDKDTSTFSKLKERMKGKRRSSDEDSSSAVLPSGYGSLYRMRQRLPSDGGGEEDYEDDEGGEVRRSKMRTFFLRGKLRKSSDTRSSTSLGSESSESSSRGGSLSPTAGISVVVSDLSNSPSNSSNLTADNSPEHTGNTSPKSASLKCEFGHEAGEISIAVPQPTLCVNGSHAYNVHSLDPGSGKPEGSLGLGLLQKSMPLSMSLQNLSPRASTDLHKGPVGDGRRWSFDKPGEEEKAAIVAALEQSGPMLGEKEEPLGRAAPPEAASTVESESQGKKQRRNLFSHGRGESAGKGQSQLKDESEQAPTATEEKQKGWFGSKDSHSKPSLVVSPKLAPSTDPYPPVLPPHHFPVPHVDFASLVSPLHHTNPFCQSQTATPTVSPCNPFFSLLQHNPFFEDMLTTQHLKPSLPPLTDSSCSRPTVTQLFPRASNPNPARTHDNPTTEDSIVDTRTKSDVIAEVEKQSLHPAPTEGEKLSNLFMSSEELQPDSEWDECFEAFAAGRLQSPKGLTTDYKTQQITPSDHPLEHCNNKGVLLPITDADLSTQVSDPLHPRPFTEVIFEAHKVISPVTSTNKHHLETFAQMLETIPEHLSFESNNLTLNTTSDSLRLNACTDINQANSTTNADYLINTNVHTATCHTSSTQLNNSSPDLGSSGLGSSAEEDFVSCLSSHSDKFSASSFEEAEALNFESNILGFEKSSESAVVKKSKASKSEDDTADRPDDLSVVDVTLQTVIQQKEINEKVGLGGSQRSLSPQSPVLKHQQLLITAGDADSQTLSISNAGHIDLLPKLSEQQLKSVISSHIDEEHEGKGIEDFRNSTKPPLTSTASSSGVKGPLSDLTCESTSVVAQDASQHSPVHFEAFGDFLNTSPAHSDCTLLHTDQRPSSFLQSLYGSTDSQVYQPCESHLPSNSVLELNEVLHCADSILRNELRDNQMISGAALHLQDSTNTPRSPDQEINQTDRCEESFCGAQDNTGALEPSFTVGDDLQVLPQRDNYMCCNPTKTTERSRETQHVLIRDKFSKGPQAESAPLHRSHSEGTLSPLFDKVLLPSFGSDPGAINESSTAQPGADLSRLPLFAPSLTPEGIRSPVVLSPPPPLANASVRSPSSTAPDAVPKPVFQETQQGASHQNSPHPVKPLTTAMQVEEKRTEGRSVLATGLEKLKSTISPGRSSQLSEHETDRKKNPADDQQSLTEGAGSYYHLTHSELVALLLHREAELERQKAKFERQKVLLAKQELELKKLKPQVRDLEDYIDTLLVRIMEQKPTLLQVRSKLK; from the exons ATGTCCTCACTAAGAGTAGAGGAGGACCAGAAATGGGCACCCACACACGTCCAGGTGACAGTGCTGAGGGGCAGGGGATTACGGGGCAAGGGCAAGCACGGCACTAGCGACGTGTACACCATCATCCAGCTGGGGAAGGAGAAATACTCGACCTGCGTGGTGGAGAAAACCACCGAGCCGGAGTGGAAGGAGGAGTGCACGTTTGAGCTGCAGCCCGGAGTGCTGGAGAGAGCCGGGGGCAGCGGCTGCCCGGCGGGCAGCAATGAGCTGGTCCTCACGGTGATGCACCGGGCGCTCATCGGCCTGGACGTGTTTCTGGGGCAGACGGTGATCCAGCTCGATAAAGTCTTTCACGAGAGCAGATTTGTGAAAAACGA GTGGTACAGGCTCAACTCCAAAACAGGGAAGAAGGAAAAGGAACGAGGAGATATTCAAGTCACGGTCCTGTTCACACGAAACAACCTGACCGCCAGCATGTACGACCTTGTCATGAAGGACAAAGATACCTCCACCTTCAGCAAGCTAAAAGAGCGCATGAAGGGGAAGAGGAGATCCAGCGACGAGGACTCCTCGTCTGCCGTCTTGCCAAGTGGATACGGGTCCCTGTATCGGATGCGTCAGCGACTGCCGAGCGATGGAGGCGGGGAGGAGGATTATGAGGACGATGAGGGAGGCGAGGTTCGGCGGAGCAAGATGAGGACCTTTTTTCTGAGAGGGAAGCTGAGGAAGTCTTCAGATACTCGCTCCAGCACGTCACTAGGCTCGGAGAGCAGCGAGTCATCATCCCGGGGCGGGAGCCTTAGTCCCACAGCCGGCATCAGCGTGGTGGTCTCTGATCTCTCCAACTCACCCAGTAACAGCAGCAACCTGACAGCAGATAACAGCCCAG AGCACACGGGAAACACATCGCCCAAGTCGGCCTCTCTCAAATGTGAGTTTGGCCATGAGGCTGGAGAGATCAGCATCGCAGTGCCTCAGCCCACTTTGTGCGTTAACGGAAGCCATGCTTACAACGTTCATTCCCTGGACCCAGGCTCAGGAAAACCTGAAGGTTCGTTAGGCCTGGGACTGTTGCAGAAGTCTATGCCTCTGTCCATGTCTCTGCAGAACCTTAGCCCCAGGGCCTCCACAGACCTCCACAAAGGCCCTGTGGGAGACGGGCGACGCTGGTCTTTTGACAAACCGGGCGAGGAGGAAAAGGCTGCCATAGTAGCAGCTTTGGAGCAAAGTGGCCCCATGCTGGGTGAAAAGGAGGAGCCTTTGGGACGGGCTGCTCCGCCCGAAGCTGCTTCCACAGTGGAGTCAGAGAGCCAAGGGAAAAAGCAGAGGAGGAACTTGTTCTCCCACGGGAGGGGTGAGTCTGCAGGGAAAGGGCAGAGTCAGTTGAAGGATGAGTCTGAACAGGCCCCCACTGCCACTGAGGAGAAACAGAAGGGGTGGTTTGGATCAAAGGACTCGCATAGCAAACCCAG CCTGGTGGTGTCACCTAAACTAGCGCCCAGCACTGACCCCTATCCACCAGTCCTCCCACCTCACCATTTCCCAGTTCCCCATGTAGATTTTGCCTCTCTGGTCTCTCCACTGCATCACACTAACCCCTTCTGCCAATCACAGACTGCTACCCCTACCGTATCCCCCTGCAaccctttcttctctcttctccagCACAATCCTTTCTTTGAAGACATGCTAACCACTCAGCACCTAAAACCTTCGCTGCCTCCTTTAACCGATTCCTCCTGTTCCCGGCCCACCGTAACTCAGCTCTTTCCACGGGCGAGTAACCCTAACCCCGCTCGGACCCACGACAACCCAACCACAGAGGACTCCATCGTGGACACACGTACAAAAAGTGACGTAATTGCTGAAGTTGAGAAACAATCCTTGCATCCAGCTcccacagagggagagaagctGTCCAACCTTTTTATGTCCTCTGAGGAGTTGCAACCAGATTCAGAGTGGGACGAATGCTTTGAAGCATTTGCAGCTGGCAGGCTACAGTCTCCCAAAGGTCTGACCACAGATTACAAAACGCAACAAATAACACCCAGTGACCATCCACTGGAACACTGCAATAATAAAGGAGTATTACTACCTATAACAGATGCTGATCTAAGCACACAAGTGAGTGACCCACTACATCCTCGCCCTTTCACAGAAGTTATTTTTGAAGCCCATAAAGTCATCAGTCCGGTGACCAGCACTAACAAACATCATCTTGAGACATTTGCACAAATGCTTGAAACAATCCCAGAGCACCTAAGCTTTGAAAGTAACAACCTAACTTTAAATACTACTTCTGACTCTCTAAGACTAAATGCATGCACTGACATTAATCAAGCTAACAGCACTACTAACGCAGATTATTTAATCAACACTAATGTGCACACAGCCACCTGTCACACTTCATCTACACAGCTCAACAACAGCTCTCCAGATCTTGGTTCTTCAGGTCTTGGCAGTTCCGCCGAAGAAGATTTCGTCTCCTGTCTTTCTTCTCATTCAGACAAATTCTCAGCATCCTCCTTCGAGGAAGCCGAAGCACTGAACTTTGAGAGCAACATCCTTGGCTTTGAGAAGAGCTCTGAGTCAGCAGTggtaaaaaaatcaaaggcCTCAAAATCTGAAGATGACACTGCTGACAGGCCTGATGATCTCTCCGTAGTTGATGTGACCCTGCAAACTGTTATTCAGCAGAAGGAAATTAATGAAAAGGTAGGTTTGGGTGGTTCTCAGAGGTCATTGTCTCCACAGTCCCCAGTGCTCAAACATCAGCAGCTTTTAATTACTGCAGGAGATGCAGACTCTCAGACACTAAGCATTTCTAATGCAGGTCATATAGACCTGTTGCCAAAACTCTCTGAACAACAACTGAAGTCAGTCATCTCTTCACATATAGACGAGGAGCACGAGGGGAAAGGCATAGAGGATTTCAGAAACTCCACAAAGCCGCCATTAACTAGCACAGCCTCCTCCTCTGGTGTTAAGGGGCCTTTGTCAGACTTAACCTGTGAGAGCACCAGTGTAGTAGCACAGGATGCTAGCCAACATTCCCCTGTGCATTTTGAGGCTTTTGGTGATTTCCTGAATACCAGTCCTGCACACTCCGACTGCACACTACTGCACACGGATCAGAGACCCAGCAGCTTTCTCCAAAGCCTTTATGGGAGCACTGACTCGCAGGTTTACCAACCCTGTGAGTCTCACCTGCCCTCCAATAGTGTCTTAGAGCTAAATGAAGTGCTACACTGTGCAGACTCCATACTCCGTAATGAGCTGAGGGACAATCAGATGATTTCTGGTGCTGCTTTGCACCTACAAGATTCCACCAATACACCCAGGTCACCTGATCAAGAGATCAACCAAACTGACAGATGTGAGGAATCATTTTGTGGAGCGCAGGACAACACGGGAGCACTTGAGCCCAGTTTTACAGTTGGGGATGATCTTCAAGTACTGCCACAGAGGGACAATTACATGTGCTGTAATCCAACGAAAACGActgaaagaagcagagaaaccCAGCATGTCCTCATACGGGACAAGTTCTCAAAAGGCCCTCAGGCAGAATCTGCTCCGCTACACCGCTCCCACTCTGAGGGCACACTGAGTCCTCTCTTTGACAAAGTCCTTTTGCCCTCCTTTGGAAGTGATCCTGGTGCCATAAACGAATCCTCCACAGCCCAACCAGGTGCTGACCTCTCCCGTCTCCCCTTGTTTGCTCCTTCTCTAACTCCTGAAGGTATTAGGTCCCCTGTAGTGCTCAgtcctccccctccccttgCCAATGCTTCTGTGAGGTCACCATCCAGTACTGCACCAGACGCTGTGCCAAAGCCAGTGTTTCAGGAGACGCAACAGGGAGCCAGTCACCAGAACAG CCCCCACCCGGTGAAGCCCCTGACCACTGCCATGCAGGTTGAGGAGAAGCGGACTGAGGGCCGGTCAGTGCTGGCCACCGGCCTGGAGAAGCTCAAGTCCACCATTAGCCCTGGGAGGAGCAGCCAGCTCAGCGAGCAcgagacagacaggaagaag AATCCAGCAGATGATCAGCAG TCTCTGACAGAAGGAGCGGGCTCGTACTACCACCTGACCCACAGCGAACTGGTCGCCCTGCTGCTGCATcgtgaggcagagctggagaggCAGAAGGCCAAGTTTGAGCGCCAAAAAGTTTTACTGGCTAAGCAGGAGCTGGAGCTGAAGAAGCTGAAGCCGCAGGTCAGAGATCTGGAGGACTACATTGACACGCTGCTGGTGCGCATCATGGAGCAGAAGCCCACTCTCCTGCAAGTGCGCTCCAAGTTGAAGTGA